The Desulfoscipio gibsoniae DSM 7213 genome contains a region encoding:
- the steA gene encoding putative cytokinetic ring protein SteA, with product MAIKGTVRLDKKTKHLVKRLQPGDIAVIDHRDLDEVAANALVEAHVKAVVNVNSSMSEVYPNCGPLTIVEAGIKLVDCPGSDLFALLTEGQEIEIKNGRVIRSGVMLTAGEELSIDIIKQKMEATKANIEGVLSSFVQNTMDYAQNEIGLICGEYTVPDVATIFKEKHALIVVRGKNYKEDLRAIKSYIDEIKPVLIGVDGGADALMEFGLQPDIIVGDMDSVSDKTLLCGAELVVHAYPDGRAPGMARLQELGLTALTYAAPGTSEDIAMLIAYEKGAELIVAVGTHSNMIDFLEKGRKGMASTFLVRAKVGSILIDAKGVSKLYKSRLHAKHLAPIFFAALLPVIAVAVISPSTRELLRLWFIQFRLLVGI from the coding sequence GTGGCCATCAAAGGTACGGTCCGGCTGGATAAAAAAACAAAACACTTGGTTAAGCGCTTGCAGCCTGGTGATATTGCAGTAATTGACCACCGTGATCTGGACGAGGTGGCCGCCAACGCCCTGGTGGAGGCCCATGTAAAAGCGGTGGTTAATGTTAATTCATCCATGAGTGAAGTTTACCCTAATTGCGGGCCTTTAACCATAGTGGAAGCGGGTATTAAACTTGTGGATTGCCCTGGTAGCGATTTATTTGCATTGCTGACGGAAGGTCAGGAAATAGAAATCAAAAATGGCCGGGTGATTCGCTCCGGCGTTATGTTAACCGCCGGTGAAGAATTATCCATTGATATAATAAAACAAAAAATGGAAGCTACCAAGGCAAACATAGAAGGTGTATTGTCTAGTTTTGTACAAAATACTATGGATTACGCCCAAAATGAGATAGGTTTGATTTGTGGTGAATACACAGTTCCGGATGTAGCTACTATTTTTAAGGAGAAACATGCACTTATTGTTGTTCGCGGCAAAAATTATAAAGAAGATTTAAGAGCTATTAAATCTTACATTGATGAAATAAAACCTGTATTAATCGGTGTTGACGGCGGGGCCGATGCCTTAATGGAGTTTGGGCTGCAGCCCGATATTATTGTGGGTGATATGGACAGTGTCAGCGACAAAACACTGCTATGCGGTGCTGAATTGGTGGTACACGCTTATCCTGACGGCCGGGCACCCGGTATGGCTAGGTTGCAGGAACTTGGGTTAACAGCGTTAACTTATGCCGCGCCTGGCACGAGTGAGGATATTGCCATGCTGATAGCTTATGAAAAGGGAGCCGAACTAATTGTGGCGGTGGGTACCCACTCCAATATGATCGACTTTCTCGAAAAGGGGCGCAAAGGCATGGCCAGCACTTTTCTAGTGAGGGCCAAGGTGGGCTCTATATTAATTGATGCCAAAGGTGTTAGCAAGCTATATAAAAGCAGGCTGCATGCCAAACACCTGGCCCCCATCTTTTTTGCTGCACTCTTGCCGGTAATCGCTGTAGCGGTAATTTCCCCTTCAACCAGGGAATTACTGCGACTTTGGTTTATCCAGTTTCGTCTATTGGTAGGAATTTAA
- the recN gene encoding DNA repair protein RecN gives MLISLYIKHFGLIDEAEIEFIPGLNVLTGETGAGKSIVLEALQVVLGGRAQTELIRTGRDKALVQAVFDIAGLPGVRDRVTEAGMEMDEQEPDMLILSREINRLGRNPCRINGRIINLGIYRDIAGSLVDLHGQHEQQSLLMADRQMQLLDRYGGDQVLGLLQDTEQAYRQWRKNQRLMEKITSSGRERQQRIDMIKYQMEEIDAAQLAGVDENELTARRDVLANAERISLLVEQVLLSIHNSDNRCPAAVDLLGEANNNLDELCRYIPALKSTQENIFSALCLVEETARELASCKDNVEADPRELNYIEERLALLDRLKKKYGPGIADIMAYRQQISGEFDELLAMENDAAGIDELVHKSAMEYYALAQQLQAGRLKAAAGLEEAIERELKDLAMSSVQFAVQVSDAEPGPLGQNAVEFLISPNPGEPLRPLAKSASGGELSRVMLALKSILAAADEINILVFDEVDAGIGGYTLQAVADKLDRLSQTKQILCVTHAAAVAACAARHYLIKKSANSQRTVTSVTSLDGEDRINELSRMLGGGQESTALFHHVRDLLRCRVLKD, from the coding sequence GTGCTGATTTCATTGTACATAAAGCATTTTGGATTAATTGATGAGGCGGAAATAGAGTTCATTCCGGGTCTTAATGTACTTACCGGTGAAACCGGGGCAGGTAAATCCATTGTCCTTGAAGCGCTGCAAGTTGTGCTGGGAGGGCGTGCTCAGACCGAGTTGATCCGCACCGGCCGGGATAAGGCGCTGGTTCAGGCAGTTTTTGATATAGCCGGCCTGCCGGGGGTGCGTGATCGCGTGACGGAAGCCGGTATGGAAATGGATGAACAAGAACCTGATATGTTAATTTTAAGCCGCGAAATAAATCGCCTGGGCCGTAATCCCTGCCGCATCAACGGCCGTATAATTAACCTGGGCATTTACCGGGACATCGCTGGTTCACTGGTAGATTTGCACGGCCAGCATGAACAGCAGTCTTTACTGATGGCGGACAGGCAGATGCAGCTGCTGGACAGGTATGGTGGTGACCAGGTGCTCGGTCTATTGCAGGATACTGAGCAGGCCTACAGGCAGTGGCGTAAAAATCAGCGGCTTATGGAAAAAATAACCAGTAGTGGCCGGGAACGACAACAGCGCATTGATATGATTAAGTACCAGATGGAAGAAATAGATGCGGCGCAACTGGCCGGTGTGGATGAAAATGAATTGACCGCACGGCGTGATGTGCTGGCCAATGCCGAAAGGATATCGCTGCTGGTGGAGCAGGTGTTGTTAAGTATACATAACAGTGACAACCGTTGCCCGGCGGCTGTGGATCTTTTAGGTGAGGCTAACAATAATCTGGATGAACTTTGCCGCTACATACCCGCGTTAAAAAGCACACAGGAAAATATTTTTTCGGCTCTGTGCCTGGTGGAGGAAACCGCCAGGGAACTGGCCAGCTGCAAGGATAATGTTGAGGCCGACCCGCGAGAATTAAACTATATTGAAGAAAGGCTGGCTTTGCTTGACCGTTTAAAGAAGAAATATGGGCCTGGCATTGCCGATATAATGGCCTACAGGCAGCAAATTTCCGGTGAGTTCGATGAACTGCTGGCTATGGAAAACGACGCGGCCGGAATTGATGAACTGGTGCACAAAAGCGCCATGGAATATTACGCGCTGGCCCAGCAGCTCCAGGCAGGCAGGCTGAAAGCGGCAGCCGGCCTTGAGGAAGCTATTGAACGAGAGCTTAAGGACCTGGCAATGAGCAGTGTGCAATTTGCCGTGCAGGTATCGGACGCCGAACCCGGTCCCCTTGGGCAAAATGCAGTGGAATTTCTCATTTCCCCCAACCCGGGGGAACCACTGCGCCCGCTGGCCAAAAGTGCTTCCGGTGGTGAATTGTCCCGGGTTATGCTGGCTTTAAAATCAATATTGGCAGCTGCCGATGAAATAAACATCCTGGTTTTTGACGAGGTAGACGCAGGTATTGGCGGCTATACATTACAGGCGGTGGCTGATAAACTGGACCGGTTAAGTCAAACCAAACAAATACTTTGCGTAACCCACGCCGCTGCCGTAGCAGCCTGTGCAGCCAGACATTATTTAATAAAAAAATCAGCTAACAGTCAAAGAACGGTAACATCAGTAACATCCTTAGACGGCGAGGATCGCATCAATGAGCTAAGCCGTATGCTGGGCGGCGGCCAGGAATCAACAGCTCTCTTCCACCACGTGCGCGACCTGCTCCGGTGCCGGGTGTTGAAAGATTGA
- a CDS encoding tRNA (mnm(5)s(2)U34)-methyltransferase, producing MYHKRPVNFAGIRGNAVLLGQRFVGEVLHKGSVAVDATAGNGYDTLFLANSVGECGRVYAFDIQQSALDITARRLKQFGLEKNVTLIHDGHEKMDLYIVPPVDAFIFNLGYLPGGDHDKITRPSTTVKALQIALDMLNPGGRISIVVYTGHLGAGEESRTVEEMAAKLDPRIFGVLKVTFINRSASAPFLIFIERVKKENENLAP from the coding sequence ATGTATCATAAACGGCCCGTTAACTTTGCCGGTATACGGGGAAATGCGGTACTTTTGGGACAGCGGTTTGTGGGTGAGGTGCTGCATAAAGGCTCTGTGGCTGTTGACGCTACAGCCGGCAATGGCTATGACACTCTTTTTTTAGCTAATTCAGTGGGGGAATGCGGCAGGGTTTATGCTTTTGATATACAGCAATCTGCCCTTGACATTACAGCCAGGCGTTTAAAACAATTCGGCCTAGAAAAAAATGTGACGCTGATTCACGATGGGCACGAAAAAATGGATTTGTATATTGTTCCCCCGGTGGATGCCTTTATATTTAACCTGGGTTATCTGCCAGGCGGTGATCATGATAAAATAACCCGCCCGTCTACCACTGTTAAGGCGCTGCAAATAGCCCTGGATATGCTGAATCCGGGTGGGAGGATTAGTATTGTAGTATATACCGGTCATTTAGGTGCCGGAGAAGAAAGCAGGACCGTGGAGGAAATGGCGGCCAAGCTGGATCCTCGTATTTTTGGAGTACTTAAGGTCACATTTATTAACCGGTCGGCGTCAGCCCCCTTTTTAATTTTTATCGAAAGGGTGAAAAAAGAAAATGAAAACCTGGCGCCATAA
- the spo0A gene encoding sporulation transcription factor Spo0A: MRKVIKILIADDNREFCELLKEFLQQKEEFSLVGIAQNGLEALELIQDEAPDVLVLDVIMPHLDGIGVLEKLNEFSHRPRIIMLTAFGQENITQRAVELGADYYILKPFDFEVLATRIRQLAGGFKVSPYISVAKPKNLDVAVTNIIHEMGVPAHIKGYHYLRDAILQVIEDVNLLGAVTKELYPMIAHKYQTTPSRVERAIRHAIELAWDRGNIEMMTKFFGYTINLQRGKPTNSEFIAMVADKLRIEAKVS; the protein is encoded by the coding sequence ATGAGAAAGGTAATCAAAATACTAATTGCAGACGATAACAGGGAATTCTGCGAATTATTAAAAGAATTTCTACAACAAAAGGAAGAATTCAGCCTGGTAGGCATTGCCCAAAATGGTTTAGAGGCATTGGAACTAATCCAGGATGAAGCGCCCGATGTTTTGGTTTTAGACGTTATTATGCCGCATCTTGATGGTATTGGTGTATTGGAAAAGCTCAATGAGTTTAGCCACCGGCCCCGTATAATTATGCTAACTGCATTTGGCCAGGAAAATATTACTCAAAGGGCTGTGGAGTTAGGCGCGGATTACTACATCTTAAAACCATTTGATTTTGAGGTTCTGGCCACCAGGATAAGACAGTTAGCCGGTGGGTTTAAAGTTTCGCCATATATTTCGGTGGCCAAGCCAAAAAATCTTGATGTTGCAGTTACAAATATAATTCATGAAATGGGTGTGCCGGCCCATATCAAAGGCTATCATTACTTGAGGGATGCTATTTTACAAGTCATTGAAGATGTTAACTTACTGGGCGCTGTTACCAAAGAGTTATACCCCATGATCGCACATAAATATCAAACCACCCCCAGCAGGGTGGAAAGGGCTATCCGGCATGCCATCGAGCTGGCCTGGGATAGAGGTAATATTGAAATGATGACCAAGTTTTTCGGTTACACTATCAACTTGCAGCGTGGCAAGCCAACCAACTCGGAATTTATTGCCATGGTTGCTGATAAGTTGCGCATTGAGGCCAAAGTTAGCTAA
- the spoIVB gene encoding SpoIVB peptidase, which yields MATSITLYSYWYYFLPTRQYINVGDNIASGIDLPGAVIKNVSLKLHSATEMLSVNGNNYREYTCSSDKTLPVALKPGQLEMQFKLFGLLPIHKMMVNVVEPPSVIPGGQSIGVLLHTEGVMVVGEAAVEKDGQTFFPARAAGIAVGDLILKINGAKITSEHQLQELVDKYGKQGKDISLLVKHGNRNKLAKINPILCDKTGRYRIGLFIKNSTAGVGTLTFYEPQTKTYGALGHIIADFESGHKLNPVGGKIVEATVKGIHPGKKGAPGEKLGVFKGKSDIIGNIEKNTTCGIYGKLQHGINNPYYTRTIPVAMRYQVEEAPAEILTVLNGDKIEKFKIEIEDILPAGNQGKCMIIKVTDKKLLNSTGGIIQGMSGSPIIQNGRLVGAVTHVFINDPTKGYGVLAENMLKEANLLNMEQTEKIAG from the coding sequence ATGGCGACTTCAATTACCCTTTATTCATATTGGTATTATTTTCTTCCCACCCGGCAATATATCAATGTAGGTGATAATATTGCGTCAGGTATTGATTTGCCGGGAGCTGTTATTAAAAACGTTAGTTTAAAACTGCACTCGGCGACGGAAATGCTTTCAGTCAACGGTAACAATTACCGGGAATATACTTGCAGTTCTGATAAAACTTTGCCCGTGGCGTTAAAACCAGGTCAGTTGGAAATGCAGTTTAAACTGTTTGGGTTATTACCTATTCATAAAATGATGGTAAATGTGGTAGAACCTCCAAGTGTTATCCCTGGCGGTCAATCTATAGGTGTTTTACTGCATACCGAAGGCGTTATGGTAGTTGGTGAAGCTGCCGTAGAAAAAGACGGTCAAACATTTTTCCCGGCCAGAGCTGCGGGTATTGCAGTGGGTGACTTAATTTTAAAAATCAACGGTGCTAAGATCACCAGTGAGCATCAATTGCAGGAACTGGTTGATAAATACGGAAAGCAAGGTAAGGACATTTCCTTGTTAGTTAAACATGGAAATAGAAATAAACTGGCCAAGATAAACCCTATTCTGTGTGATAAAACCGGTCGCTATCGCATTGGGTTATTTATTAAAAACAGTACTGCCGGTGTGGGAACATTGACTTTTTATGAACCCCAAACCAAAACCTATGGTGCTCTGGGTCACATAATTGCTGATTTTGAAAGTGGTCATAAACTAAATCCGGTGGGTGGTAAAATTGTCGAAGCAACAGTAAAAGGCATACACCCCGGTAAAAAAGGTGCCCCTGGTGAAAAACTGGGGGTATTTAAAGGAAAAAGCGATATTATAGGTAACATTGAAAAAAACACCACTTGCGGTATTTATGGCAAGCTTCAACATGGTATCAATAATCCATACTATACCCGTACCATACCGGTGGCCATGAGATATCAAGTTGAGGAGGCCCCCGCTGAAATATTAACTGTACTAAATGGCGATAAAATTGAAAAGTTTAAGATTGAAATTGAGGATATATTACCCGCGGGTAACCAGGGCAAATGTATGATTATTAAAGTTACAGATAAAAAGTTATTGAATAGTACCGGAGGCATTATTCAGGGTATGAGCGGCAGTCCTATCATTCAAAACGGTAGATTAGTGGGGGCCGTAACCCATGTATTTATCAATGACCCCACCAAAGGATACGGTGTACTGGCGGAAAATATGTTAAAAGAAGCAAATTTGCTAAATATGGAGCAAACAGAAAAAATAGCGGGATAA
- a CDS encoding copper transporter has protein sequence MIIDFKYHIASLVAVFLALGIGILIGSTLLGNDALIDYQKQVTNRLESQLQSLRDTNETIQARANTLETDSNMHKQFEKQVLPVLAAGKLANKNFALVELNNLGFPPELTEVVENAGGRISSVTSVKAMDNEKQTIEDLQQELVWPVNTSDEFYKRLAMEIANSITTGENQAVISYLQEKNLLKTSGEFGIPVDGLIIVGGSYSEENRNMQIDVSLIDYFNELNIPVVGVEETDVIFSSMKEYQHNHISTVDNIDTVPGQMAMVLALNGQSGHYGIKSTAQKLLPDLSGQGS, from the coding sequence ATGATCATTGATTTTAAATATCATATTGCTTCGCTGGTAGCTGTCTTTTTAGCATTGGGCATAGGCATTTTAATCGGCAGTACCTTGCTGGGCAATGATGCGCTGATTGATTATCAGAAACAGGTTACCAATAGGTTGGAAAGCCAGCTGCAATCCTTGCGGGATACCAATGAAACCATACAAGCCCGGGCTAATACACTGGAAACAGACTCAAATATGCATAAACAATTTGAAAAACAAGTACTTCCTGTATTGGCCGCCGGCAAACTGGCTAATAAAAATTTTGCTCTGGTGGAGCTCAACAATCTTGGTTTTCCTCCAGAGTTGACAGAAGTAGTTGAAAATGCCGGGGGGCGCATCAGCTCCGTTACTTCGGTTAAAGCTATGGACAATGAAAAGCAAACTATAGAAGACTTGCAGCAGGAACTAGTTTGGCCGGTGAACACCAGCGACGAGTTCTATAAAAGGTTGGCTATGGAAATAGCTAATAGTATTACCACTGGAGAGAACCAGGCGGTAATCAGTTATCTGCAGGAGAAGAACCTGCTTAAAACCAGCGGCGAATTTGGCATTCCCGTGGATGGCCTGATTATTGTCGGCGGCAGCTACAGCGAAGAAAACAGAAATATGCAAATTGATGTTTCTTTAATCGACTATTTTAATGAATTAAATATACCCGTGGTAGGGGTGGAAGAAACCGATGTTATTTTTTCGTCCATGAAGGAGTACCAGCACAACCATATCAGTACAGTAGACAATATTGATACCGTGCCCGGTCAAATGGCCATGGTGCTGGCACTTAACGGACAGTCGGGCCATTATGGTATTAAATCC
- the argR gene encoding arginine repressor, with translation MKTWRHKKILELIKEQEISTQEDLVVALQNAGFSVTQATVSRDIKELGLIKVPGNTGISRYTVAGEPVNPRNEDRMKRLFRDSVVSLDYSENLIIIKTPPGEAQGVASTIDNAGWPEIIGTVAGDDTILIIIKPKKMTHATMKKFIALTGR, from the coding sequence ATGAAAACCTGGCGCCATAAAAAAATACTAGAGTTAATTAAGGAGCAGGAAATCAGTACCCAGGAGGATCTTGTTGTTGCGCTGCAAAATGCCGGGTTTTCAGTGACCCAGGCCACGGTATCCAGGGATATTAAAGAATTGGGCCTGATTAAGGTGCCCGGCAACACCGGTATATCCCGCTATACAGTAGCGGGTGAACCGGTTAACCCTAGAAATGAAGACAGGATGAAGAGGCTTTTCCGGGACTCGGTGGTTTCTTTGGACTATAGTGAGAACCTGATTATCATCAAAACCCCGCCCGGGGAGGCCCAGGGAGTGGCATCTACCATTGATAATGCTGGTTGGCCGGAAATAATCGGCACGGTGGCCGGTGATGACACCATACTGATTATCATTAAACCTAAAAAAATGACCCACGCCACCATGAAGAAATTTATTGCTCTCACCGGGAGGTGA